A stretch of the Coleofasciculus sp. FACHB-1120 genome encodes the following:
- a CDS encoding DUF1997 domain-containing protein has translation MQTQFVASQSVQIAVPEQPVPIQHYLRQPQRLVQALVDPTRIEQLSDELFRLKMRPLSFMTLSIQPIVDLRVWAESDGTVHLTSTKCELRGVEYINQRFALNLIGKLSPCQFNGTTHLKGKADLEVKVELPPPFLFTPKPFLEATGNALLKSVLLTIKQRLMHQLLLDYRRWASATHHQLPAISNKPSESFEF, from the coding sequence ATGCAAACTCAATTTGTTGCCTCCCAATCTGTTCAAATTGCTGTTCCGGAACAACCAGTTCCCATTCAGCATTATTTGCGTCAGCCCCAACGTCTTGTACAGGCTCTGGTCGATCCAACCCGGATTGAACAACTCAGCGACGAGCTTTTTCGCTTGAAAATGCGCCCCTTAAGCTTTATGACGCTGAGCATTCAACCGATTGTGGATTTAAGAGTATGGGCAGAGTCGGATGGAACGGTTCATTTAACATCCACCAAGTGCGAACTTCGCGGTGTTGAATATATTAACCAACGCTTTGCGCTCAATTTAATTGGTAAGCTTTCTCCATGCCAGTTTAATGGAACAACTCATCTCAAAGGAAAAGCAGATTTAGAAGTAAAAGTTGAGTTGCCACCACCTTTTTTGTTTACGCCTAAGCCGTTTCTAGAAGCGACTGGAAATGCTCTGCTCAAAAGCGTACTGCTAACTATCAAACAACGATTGATGCATCAGCTGCTTTTAGACTATCGTCGGTGGGCAAGTGCTACTCATCATCAGCTCCCTGCGATTAGCAATAAGCCTTCGGAAAGTTTTGAATTTTAA
- a CDS encoding NUDIX hydrolase: MVLGQEPPEVLKQRLFYQGRKFNFEVSRLRLPNQVEGDWECIRHPGGALAVPVTSEGKLILLRQYRFAVQGRLLEFPAGTIEPNEAPEETIKREIEEETGYRAHKWQNLGKFSLAPGYSDEFIYAFLAQDLERLETPPSQDVDEDIETILMTPQELEQAILAGEPVDAKSISSFFLARPFLQ, from the coding sequence ATGGTACTGGGTCAAGAACCCCCTGAAGTCCTCAAACAACGCTTGTTCTACCAGGGGCGTAAATTTAATTTTGAAGTCAGCCGTCTGCGCCTCCCGAACCAAGTAGAGGGAGACTGGGAATGCATTCGGCATCCTGGTGGTGCGCTTGCTGTACCTGTAACGTCAGAAGGGAAGTTGATCCTATTGAGGCAGTATCGGTTTGCCGTACAGGGGCGTCTTTTGGAGTTTCCGGCTGGAACGATAGAACCGAATGAAGCTCCAGAGGAGACTATTAAGCGCGAAATTGAAGAAGAAACCGGATATCGCGCTCATAAATGGCAAAACTTAGGTAAATTTTCTCTTGCTCCCGGTTATTCAGATGAATTTATCTACGCTTTTTTAGCGCAAGATTTAGAACGTTTGGAGACACCTCCCAGTCAAGATGTTGACGAAGATATTGAAACGATTTTGATGACTCCCCAAGAATTAGAGCAAGCAATTCTGGCGGGTGAACCAGTAGATGCTAAATCGATTTCTAGTTTTTTCTTGGCTCGTCCTTTTTTACAATAG
- the rpsL gene encoding 30S ribosomal protein S12 has product MPTIQQLIRNERLSTQKKTKSPALKSCPQRRGVCTRVYTTTPKKPNSALRKVARVRLTSGFEVTAYIPGIGHNLQEHSVVMIRGGRVKDLPGVRYHIIRGTLDTAGVKDRRQGRSKYGTKRPKAAK; this is encoded by the coding sequence ATGCCCACAATCCAGCAGCTCATTCGTAACGAGCGCCTAAGTACCCAAAAGAAAACCAAGTCGCCAGCCCTAAAAAGCTGTCCGCAGCGTCGCGGAGTATGCACCAGAGTGTATACGACGACGCCTAAAAAGCCCAACTCAGCCCTTCGGAAAGTGGCAAGAGTCCGTTTGACTTCAGGTTTTGAAGTAACGGCATATATCCCTGGTATTGGTCACAACTTGCAAGAACACTCAGTTGTGATGATTCGGGGCGGACGGGTTAAGGACTTGCCCGGAGTCCGTTATCATATTATTCGCGGAACCCTAGATACCGCTGGAGTTAAGGATCGCCGTCAGGGTCGTTCTAAGTACGGCACAAAACGTCCCAAGGCAGCAAAATAA
- a CDS encoding CAAD domain-containing protein, translating into MNPETPSSESMPESEKSSVEVNVQNVEETPSELQVPSTEVYSAKLQQVWAQIARFLEKMPSYAGNFFSSYQRSLVTLGLLLAVLVTLRLTVALLAAIHSLPLIAPTLQLIGIGYTAWFVYRYLLTAESRKELSQDFQTLKQQVLGRGT; encoded by the coding sequence ATGAATCCTGAAACTCCCTCTTCTGAAAGTATGCCTGAATCTGAAAAGTCCTCAGTAGAAGTCAATGTACAAAACGTAGAAGAAACCCCTTCGGAGTTGCAAGTGCCTTCTACTGAAGTCTATAGTGCAAAATTGCAGCAGGTGTGGGCACAAATCGCTAGGTTTTTAGAAAAGATGCCAAGTTATGCGGGCAACTTTTTTTCCTCCTACCAGCGATCGCTCGTTACCCTTGGACTACTCTTAGCAGTGTTAGTCACATTAAGGCTAACAGTGGCTCTGCTGGCGGCGATTCATAGCTTGCCGTTGATAGCGCCAACCCTACAGCTTATTGGCATCGGATATACGGCTTGGTTCGTTTATCGTTACCTACTTACTGCTGAAAGCCGCAAAGAACTCTCTCAAGACTTCCAGACCTTAAAACAGCAAGTTTTGGGCAGAGGAACTTAA
- the rpsJ gene encoding 30S ribosomal protein S10, producing MATIQQQKIRIRLKAFDRRLLDTSCEKIVDTANRTQATAIGPIPLPTRKKIYCLLRSPHVDKDSREHFETRTHRRIIDIYQPTSKTIDALMKLDLPAGVDIEVKL from the coding sequence ATGGCAACTATCCAGCAGCAAAAAATTCGCATTCGCTTGAAAGCTTTTGACCGGCGTTTGCTTGACACCTCTTGCGAAAAGATTGTCGATACTGCAAACCGGACACAGGCAACAGCGATTGGCCCTATTCCCTTACCAACTCGGAAGAAAATTTACTGTCTTTTGCGCTCTCCTCACGTTGATAAGGATTCGCGGGAACACTTTGAAACTAGGACTCACCGCCGCATTATTGACATTTATCAGCCCACCTCCAAAACAATTGACGCTTTGATGAAACTGGATTTGCCAGCAGGCGTCGATATTGAAGTCAAACTTTAA
- the folK gene encoding 2-amino-4-hydroxy-6-hydroxymethyldihydropteridine diphosphokinase — protein MTYAKAALAKGGQSAVALGSNLGDSRATLEAALETLNQTSGITLLAQSRWYQTKAVGPPQPDYLNGCALLHVQMKPQQLLETLLQIEDRFGRVRQERWAARTLDLDLLLFDDVILDTQGGEIPSLQLPHPRMRERAFVLVPLAEIAPDWIDPVSGCAIAQLVQAVDCSEVRRL, from the coding sequence ATGACATACGCAAAAGCTGCCTTAGCAAAGGGCGGGCAAAGCGCAGTTGCTCTTGGTAGCAACCTCGGCGACTCCCGCGCCACTCTAGAGGCTGCTCTGGAAACGCTGAACCAAACTTCCGGAATTACTCTGCTAGCCCAGTCTAGGTGGTATCAAACGAAGGCTGTAGGGCCACCTCAACCAGATTATTTGAATGGTTGTGCCCTGCTGCACGTCCAGATGAAGCCTCAGCAATTGTTAGAGACGCTGTTGCAAATTGAAGATCGCTTTGGTCGTGTCCGTCAAGAGCGCTGGGCGGCGAGAACACTTGACCTTGATTTATTGCTCTTTGATGACGTCATCCTGGACACTCAGGGCGGAGAGATTCCATCTCTCCAGCTGCCTCACCCTCGGATGAGAGAAAGAGCGTTTGTGCTGGTGCCTTTAGCGGAAATTGCACCAGATTGGATCGATCCAGTTTCCGGATGTGCGATCGCGCAACTCGTTCAGGCTGTAGACTGTTCAGAAGTCCGCCGTTTGTAG
- a CDS encoding iron-sulfur cluster assembly accessory protein — MNLTQAAASEIKRLQSKRQNANAQFFRLAVQLGGCSGISYAFGFDAAVKPDDRLYECNSIAVLVDAQSLAYLNGLTLDYSEDLMGGGFRFYNPNAKESCGCGNSFSINEPLANSATPEASSPDPLN, encoded by the coding sequence ATCAATCTTACTCAAGCAGCAGCTAGTGAGATTAAGCGTTTGCAATCCAAGCGTCAAAACGCCAACGCTCAATTCTTTCGTCTAGCCGTACAATTAGGCGGTTGTTCTGGCATCTCCTATGCTTTCGGCTTTGATGCAGCCGTAAAGCCAGACGATAGACTGTATGAATGCAATAGCATTGCAGTATTAGTTGATGCTCAAAGCCTAGCCTACCTCAATGGTCTCACCTTAGATTACTCCGAGGATCTTATGGGGGGAGGGTTTCGCTTCTACAATCCCAACGCGAAAGAAAGCTGTGGTTGCGGTAACTCTTTCTCTATTAACGAGCCGCTTGCCAACTCTGCTACCCCAGAAGCTTCATCTCCAGATCCTTTAAACTGA
- the pheA gene encoding prephenate dehydratase, whose translation MVVSVAHLGPPGTYAEAAALAYVSWLTQMGKEALLCPYPSIAQTLRAAAQGQVDLAVVPVENSVEGSVTTTLDTLWQLDTLQIQQALVLPISHALMSRAPNLEAIQTVYSHPQALAQCQGWLERFLPQVQLVPTNATTEGLQYLDEDKTAGAIASSRAAQLYNLPILVCPINDYVDNYTRFWVLSLQPATGGNCTSLAFSVPANVPGALAKPLQVFASRDINLSRIESRPTKRSLGDYLFFVDLEANTTEVSVQSALEELSTYTEKLKIFGSYSILPVGKL comes from the coding sequence ATGGTCGTATCCGTTGCACACTTAGGACCTCCTGGCACTTACGCAGAAGCCGCTGCTTTGGCTTATGTTAGCTGGCTAACCCAGATGGGAAAGGAAGCGTTGTTATGTCCCTATCCCAGCATTGCTCAGACGCTCCGAGCCGCAGCACAGGGACAAGTGGATCTAGCTGTGGTGCCGGTAGAAAATTCGGTTGAGGGCAGTGTTACGACAACGTTGGATACCCTGTGGCAGTTGGATACGCTGCAAATTCAACAAGCTTTGGTACTGCCAATTTCTCATGCTCTGATGTCACGAGCACCGAATTTAGAGGCAATTCAGACAGTTTATTCTCACCCACAGGCTTTGGCTCAGTGTCAGGGGTGGCTGGAGCGGTTTCTGCCGCAGGTGCAGCTGGTGCCAACAAATGCAACAACAGAGGGGCTACAGTATCTGGATGAGGACAAAACAGCGGGGGCGATCGCTTCCTCTAGAGCCGCTCAACTCTACAATCTACCGATTTTGGTTTGCCCAATTAATGATTATGTGGACAACTACACGCGATTCTGGGTGCTGAGTTTACAACCCGCTACCGGCGGCAATTGTACTTCTCTGGCGTTCAGCGTTCCTGCCAATGTACCTGGGGCACTCGCCAAACCGCTACAAGTGTTTGCCAGTCGCGACATTAACCTGAGTCGAATTGAATCTCGCCCGACGAAACGGAGTCTAGGCGACTATCTGTTCTTTGTTGACTTGGAAGCGAACACTACAGAGGTATCGGTTCAATCCGCCTTAGAAGAATTATCCACTTATACTGAAAAGCTCAAAATCTTTGGTAGCTATTCAATTCTGCCTGTAGGGAAACTCTAG
- a CDS encoding LON peptidase substrate-binding domain-containing protein, with protein MASSSSIAVRELPLFPLPEVVLFPGRPLPLHIFEFRYRIMMNTILESDRRFGVLMWDPVQSKPAAVGCCAEIIHFQRLPDDRMKILTLGQQRFRVLEYVREKPYRVGLVEWIEDHPPEKDLRTLASEVEQLLRDVVRLSSKLTDQDMELPEDLPTLPRELSYWVASNLYGVASEQQALLEMQDTTTRLEREAEILTSTRNHLAARTVLKDALQ; from the coding sequence ATGGCATCCTCTTCCTCAATCGCAGTTCGAGAACTCCCCCTGTTTCCACTGCCCGAAGTGGTGCTATTTCCAGGGAGACCTTTACCGCTACATATTTTTGAATTTCGCTACCGAATCATGATGAACACGATTCTGGAGAGCGATCGCCGTTTTGGGGTTTTGATGTGGGACCCAGTTCAAAGTAAACCAGCCGCCGTGGGATGCTGCGCTGAAATTATCCACTTCCAGCGTCTTCCCGATGACCGTATGAAAATCTTGACTTTGGGACAGCAGCGGTTTAGGGTCTTAGAGTACGTCCGAGAAAAACCTTATCGCGTCGGTTTGGTGGAATGGATTGAAGACCATCCACCAGAAAAAGACCTCAGAACTTTAGCTTCTGAGGTTGAACAACTGCTCAGAGATGTGGTGCGTCTCTCATCCAAGTTGACCGACCAAGACATGGAGCTACCAGAAGACTTGCCGACCCTTCCCAGAGAATTATCTTACTGGGTTGCCAGTAATCTTTACGGGGTGGCATCTGAACAGCAAGCCCTTCTGGAAATGCAAGATACGACAACCCGCCTAGAGCGCGAAGCCGAAATTCTCACTTCTACGCGCAATCATCTCGCGGCTCGTACCGTCCTCAAAGATGCCCTCCAGTAA
- a CDS encoding deoxyribodipyrimidine photo-lyase: protein MSDLILFWHRRDLRLSDNVGLAAARQQSPKVVGIFCLDPNILDRDDVAPARVTYMIGSLQSLQERYAKAGSQLLILQGNPTQAIPALAAALNAKAVFWNWDVEPYSKERDRTISEVLKEKGILVQNHWDQLLHAPEEIHSGSNQPYTVYTPFWRNWSNKPKAKPAAELQNAEGLTQEEQQKARQAGAGKLPTAKDLGFIWEKELVSAPGEKAAQEKLAEFCAQAIAEYKEQRNFPAVSGTSQLSAALKFGVIGIRTVWDATLKVLEHSRSDEEDTHIRTWQQELAWREFYQHAMYWFPELAEGAFRETLKNFPYDTNPEHFQAWCEGRTGYPIVDAAMRQMNETAWMHNRCRMIVASFLTKDLLIDPRLGEKYFMQKLYDWDLSANNGGWQWSASSGMDPKPVRIFNPASQSQKFDPDGEYIRKWVPELRSVNTEYLVSGKIPANERDRCNYPAPIVEHQLQQRLFKQRYQQQKEALGAKEKE from the coding sequence ATGTCTGACCTGATTTTGTTTTGGCACCGCCGCGATTTACGCCTTTCGGACAATGTAGGATTGGCTGCTGCACGGCAGCAAAGTCCCAAGGTAGTAGGGATTTTCTGCTTAGATCCGAATATTTTGGATAGAGACGATGTGGCACCGGCAAGAGTGACTTATATGATTGGCAGCTTGCAGTCACTCCAAGAACGCTACGCAAAGGCTGGTAGTCAATTGTTGATCCTTCAAGGCAACCCGACTCAAGCAATTCCAGCGTTGGCGGCGGCGCTGAATGCGAAGGCTGTATTCTGGAATTGGGATGTAGAACCGTACTCCAAAGAGCGCGATCGCACTATCAGCGAAGTCCTGAAAGAAAAGGGTATTTTAGTCCAAAATCACTGGGATCAGCTATTACACGCACCAGAGGAGATTCACTCCGGTTCTAATCAGCCGTACACGGTTTATACTCCGTTCTGGAGAAATTGGAGTAATAAACCCAAGGCTAAACCCGCAGCAGAACTCCAGAATGCCGAGGGACTTACCCAAGAAGAACAGCAGAAAGCGCGACAAGCGGGTGCAGGTAAACTGCCTACGGCTAAAGATTTGGGATTTATTTGGGAAAAGGAACTGGTCAGTGCGCCAGGAGAGAAGGCGGCGCAAGAAAAACTGGCAGAATTTTGCGCTCAAGCGATCGCAGAATATAAAGAACAGCGGAATTTTCCAGCAGTTAGCGGCACCTCCCAACTCAGCGCCGCTTTGAAATTTGGTGTAATCGGCATTCGCACCGTTTGGGATGCCACGCTGAAGGTGTTAGAACATAGCCGCAGCGATGAAGAAGACACCCATATCCGCACATGGCAACAAGAACTAGCATGGCGCGAGTTTTATCAACACGCGATGTATTGGTTCCCAGAATTAGCCGAGGGTGCCTTCCGCGAAACGCTCAAAAATTTCCCTTACGACACCAATCCAGAACATTTCCAAGCTTGGTGCGAGGGGAGAACTGGCTACCCAATTGTCGATGCAGCAATGCGCCAGATGAATGAAACAGCCTGGATGCACAATCGCTGTCGGATGATTGTTGCTAGTTTTCTCACTAAAGACTTGCTGATCGATCCCCGGTTAGGGGAAAAATACTTCATGCAAAAGCTTTACGATTGGGATCTTTCTGCGAATAATGGCGGCTGGCAGTGGAGTGCTTCTAGCGGGATGGACCCCAAGCCAGTCCGAATTTTTAACCCAGCTTCTCAATCGCAGAAATTCGATCCAGACGGGGAATATATCCGGAAATGGGTGCCAGAACTCAGGTCTGTAAATACAGAATATCTCGTCAGTGGGAAGATACCGGCGAATGAACGCGATCGCTGTAATTATCCCGCCCCGATTGTGGAACACCAGCTACAGCAGCGTCTGTTTAAACAGCGCTACCAGCAGCAAAAAGAAGCACTAGGGGCTAAAGAGAAAGAGTAA
- the rpsG gene encoding 30S ribosomal protein S7, which produces MSRRTVVKKRPVPPDSMYNSRLVSMMVRRIMHSGKKSIATGIIYDALKSIEERIGADPLETFEKAVRNATPLVEVKARRVGGATYQVPMEVRPDRGTALALRWLIQFARSRPGRTMAGKLANELLDAANETGNAIRKREETHRMAEANKAFAHYRY; this is translated from the coding sequence ATGTCTCGTCGTACCGTTGTTAAAAAGCGTCCTGTTCCCCCCGATTCGATGTATAACAGCCGTCTTGTCAGTATGATGGTGCGGCGGATTATGCATAGTGGCAAGAAATCCATTGCCACTGGAATTATCTACGATGCCCTAAAAAGCATCGAAGAACGGATTGGAGCAGATCCTCTAGAGACTTTTGAGAAAGCAGTTCGGAATGCAACCCCCTTGGTGGAAGTCAAGGCTCGTCGAGTGGGTGGTGCAACCTATCAGGTGCCAATGGAAGTCCGCCCTGACCGTGGAACTGCGTTGGCGCTGCGTTGGCTGATTCAGTTTGCTCGTTCTCGCCCAGGTCGCACAATGGCTGGGAAGCTAGCAAATGAGCTGCTAGATGCCGCGAATGAGACGGGGAATGCGATTCGCAAACGCGAAGAAACTCACCGGATGGCTGAAGCGAATAAGGCATTTGCCCACTACCGATACTAA
- the tuf gene encoding elongation factor Tu encodes MARAKFERNKPHVNIGTIGHVDHGKTTLTAAITMTLAAMGRAKAKGYADIDAAPEEKARGITINTAHVEYETESRHYAHVDCPGHADYVKNMITGAAQMDGAILVVSAADGPMPQTREHILLAKQVGVPRLVVFLNKQDMVDDEELLELVELEVRELLSSYEFDGDNIPIVAGSALQALNAMAANPKTPRGENEWVDKIYDLMGKVDEYIPTPERDIDKPFLMAVEDVFSISGRGTVATGRIERGKVRVGETVELVGIRDTRSTTVTGVEMFQKTLEEGMAGDNVGVLLRGLKKEDIERGMVLAKPGTITPHTQFESEVYILQEKEGGRKTPFFAGYRPQFYVRTTDVTGTIRAFTSDDGSNAEMVMPGDRIKMTVELINAIAIEQGMRFAIREGGRTIGAGVVSKILK; translated from the coding sequence ATGGCACGCGCAAAGTTTGAACGCAATAAACCCCACGTTAATATCGGTACGATTGGTCACGTTGACCACGGTAAAACGACCTTAACCGCTGCCATTACGATGACTCTGGCAGCAATGGGTCGGGCGAAAGCAAAGGGTTATGCCGACATTGATGCAGCGCCGGAGGAAAAGGCTCGCGGTATTACCATCAATACCGCCCACGTTGAGTATGAAACCGAATCTCGCCACTATGCCCACGTGGACTGCCCAGGCCACGCGGACTATGTGAAGAACATGATCACGGGTGCAGCTCAAATGGATGGTGCCATTCTGGTGGTGTCGGCAGCAGACGGCCCCATGCCTCAGACGCGGGAACACATCCTCCTCGCTAAGCAAGTTGGCGTTCCCCGGCTAGTTGTCTTCTTGAACAAGCAAGACATGGTAGACGATGAAGAATTGTTGGAACTGGTAGAACTGGAAGTCCGGGAACTGCTAAGTTCTTACGAATTCGATGGTGATAATATTCCCATCGTCGCAGGCTCGGCGCTTCAAGCATTGAACGCCATGGCTGCCAATCCCAAGACTCCACGCGGTGAGAATGAGTGGGTAGATAAAATCTATGACTTGATGGGCAAGGTAGATGAGTACATTCCTACTCCAGAGCGGGATATTGATAAGCCCTTCCTGATGGCTGTGGAAGACGTATTCTCCATCTCCGGTCGTGGTACCGTTGCGACTGGTCGGATTGAGCGGGGCAAAGTCAGAGTTGGGGAAACTGTTGAACTGGTGGGAATTCGAGACACCCGTAGCACAACAGTAACTGGCGTGGAAATGTTCCAGAAGACCTTGGAAGAAGGGATGGCTGGCGATAACGTCGGTGTACTCCTTCGGGGTTTGAAGAAGGAAGATATTGAACGGGGTATGGTGCTAGCTAAACCTGGTACAATTACTCCTCACACTCAGTTTGAGTCTGAAGTGTACATCCTTCAGGAAAAGGAAGGCGGTCGGAAAACACCGTTTTTCGCTGGCTATCGTCCTCAGTTCTACGTGCGGACAACCGACGTAACTGGAACCATCAGAGCTTTCACCTCGGATGATGGCTCTAATGCCGAGATGGTAATGCCAGGAGACCGGATCAAAATGACCGTTGAATTGATCAACGCGATCGCAATTGAGCAAGGGATGCGCTTCGCGATTCGTGAAGGCGGTCGCACCATCGGTGCTGGCGTCGTCTCCAAGATCCTGAAATAG
- the fusA gene encoding elongation factor G, with product MARTVPLERTRNIGIAAHIDAGKTTTTERILFYSGIVHKIGEVHEGTATTDWMEQERERGITITAAAISTSWRNHQINIIDTPGHVDFTIEVERSMRVLDGVIAVFCSVGGVQPQSETVWRQADRYKVPRIAFINKMDRTGANFYKVYNQIRDRMRANAVPIQIPIGAESDFEGIVDLVRMRAYLYKDDQGKEIEETDIPANLQEIAQEYRTKLIESVAETDDALTEKYLEGEELTELEIRKALRKGTIAGTIVPLLCGSAFKNKGVQLLLDAVVDYLPAPIDVPPIQGLLADGTEVVRHASDDEPAAALAFKIMADPYGRLTFIRVYSGVIKKGSYILNSTKDKKERISRLIVLKADERIEVDEMRAGDLGAALGLKDTYTGDTICDEHSPVILESLFIPEPVISVAVEPKTKQDMEKLSKALQSLSEEDPTFRVHIDPETNQTVIAGMGELHLEILVDRMLREFKVEANVGAPQVAYRETIRKAVKAEGKFIRQSGGKGQYGHVVIQVEPGEPGTGFEFVSKIVGGIVPKEYINPAEQGMKEACESGIVAGYPVIDLKATMVDGSYHEVDSSEMAFKIAGSMAIKEAVMKASPVLLEPMMKVEVEAPENFLGDVMGNLNSRRGQIEGMNSEQGVTRVTAKVPLAEMFGYATDIRSMTQGRGIFSMEFSHYEEVPRNVAETIIAKSKGNT from the coding sequence GTGGCACGTACCGTCCCGCTAGAGAGAACACGTAACATCGGAATTGCCGCACATATTGATGCGGGTAAAACAACAACAACAGAGCGGATTCTGTTCTATTCCGGGATTGTTCATAAAATTGGCGAAGTCCATGAAGGCACAGCAACGACTGACTGGATGGAGCAGGAGCGGGAAAGAGGTATAACCATTACCGCCGCTGCGATTAGCACGAGCTGGCGGAATCACCAAATCAACATCATTGATACCCCCGGTCACGTAGACTTCACGATTGAAGTAGAACGTTCAATGCGGGTGTTGGATGGAGTGATTGCTGTGTTCTGCTCGGTGGGAGGTGTGCAGCCTCAATCTGAGACTGTATGGCGACAGGCGGATCGGTATAAGGTGCCTCGGATCGCTTTTATTAACAAAATGGATCGGACTGGGGCGAATTTTTACAAAGTTTATAACCAGATACGCGATCGCATGCGGGCAAATGCTGTCCCCATTCAAATTCCTATTGGCGCTGAAAGCGATTTTGAGGGAATTGTAGACCTAGTTCGGATGCGAGCCTACCTCTACAAAGACGACCAAGGAAAAGAAATCGAAGAAACAGACATTCCTGCAAACCTTCAGGAGATAGCCCAAGAGTACCGCACGAAGCTCATCGAATCGGTAGCAGAAACCGATGATGCTCTGACGGAAAAGTACCTGGAAGGTGAAGAACTCACCGAACTAGAAATTCGGAAGGCGTTGCGTAAAGGCACAATTGCTGGCACAATTGTCCCGCTGTTGTGTGGTTCTGCCTTTAAAAACAAGGGTGTTCAGCTGCTGTTGGATGCAGTGGTAGATTACCTACCTGCTCCTATTGACGTTCCCCCCATTCAAGGACTATTGGCAGACGGAACCGAGGTGGTAAGGCACGCCAGCGATGACGAACCAGCGGCTGCTTTAGCTTTCAAGATTATGGCAGATCCCTATGGACGCTTAACGTTCATTCGGGTATATTCTGGCGTAATCAAAAAGGGCAGTTACATCCTTAACTCAACCAAGGATAAAAAGGAACGTATCTCCCGCTTGATCGTTCTCAAAGCTGACGAACGGATCGAAGTAGATGAAATGCGGGCTGGTGATTTAGGTGCAGCTTTGGGTCTGAAAGACACCTATACGGGCGATACCATCTGTGACGAACACTCACCAGTGATTCTGGAGTCACTGTTTATCCCAGAACCCGTGATCTCCGTAGCAGTGGAACCCAAAACTAAGCAGGATATGGAGAAGCTCTCCAAAGCTCTGCAATCGCTCTCGGAAGAAGATCCGACGTTCCGAGTTCACATTGACCCAGAAACCAACCAGACAGTAATTGCGGGGATGGGCGAACTGCACTTAGAGATTCTCGTAGATCGGATGTTGCGAGAATTCAAGGTAGAAGCCAACGTGGGTGCGCCGCAAGTTGCATACCGCGAAACCATTCGCAAAGCTGTCAAAGCTGAAGGGAAATTTATCCGTCAGAGTGGTGGTAAAGGTCAATACGGTCACGTTGTGATTCAAGTTGAGCCTGGAGAGCCAGGGACTGGTTTCGAGTTTGTCTCCAAAATTGTTGGCGGTATAGTACCTAAAGAGTACATTAACCCAGCAGAGCAAGGGATGAAAGAAGCCTGCGAATCGGGTATTGTAGCTGGATATCCGGTGATTGACCTCAAGGCAACGATGGTGGATGGCTCTTACCACGAGGTAGACTCCTCAGAAATGGCTTTCAAAATCGCAGGATCAATGGCGATTAAAGAAGCTGTGATGAAGGCTTCACCCGTGCTGTTGGAGCCTATGATGAAAGTTGAGGTGGAAGCTCCAGAAAACTTCCTTGGGGATGTGATGGGAAACCTCAACTCCCGTCGCGGTCAAATTGAAGGCATGAACTCGGAACAAGGCGTTACTAGAGTGACCGCCAAAGTTCCACTTGCAGAGATGTTTGGCTATGCGACGGATATCCGGTCGATGACTCAAGGGCGGGGTATCTTCTCAATGGAGTTTAGCCATTACGAAGAAGTTCCTCGCAACGTGGCTGAAACCATCATCGCCAAGAGCAAAGGGAACACATAA